DNA from Ruminococcaceae bacterium KH2T8:
CTCCCAATACACTTAAGAGCGACGAGGAAGCTATCGAGAAGATCCTCGAGGCTATCAAGGTTGCAGGCTTCGAGCCCGGCAAGGACTTCATGATCGCAATGGATGCCGCATCCTCCGAGTGGAAGAGCGAAAAGGGCAAGGGATTCTACAAGCAGCCCAAGTCCGGTAAGGAATTCACATCCGACGAGCTCATCGCTCACTGGGAATCTCTTGTTGATAAGTATCCCATCATCTCCATCGAGGATGGTCTCGACGAAGAAGACTGGGAAGGCTGGCAGAAGATGACTGCTAAGATCGGTCATAAGGTACAGCTCGTAGGTGACGATCTCTTCGTTACAAATACAGAGAGACTTTCAAAGGGTATCGAGCTCGGCGCAGGTAACTCCATCCTCATTAAGCTCAACCAGATCGGTTCCGTATCCGAGACACTTGAAGCTATCAAGATGGCACACGCTGCAGGCTATACGGCTATCTCTTCTCACAGATCCGGTGAGACTGCAGATACTACTATCGCTGACCTTGCAGTTGCTCTTAACACATGTCAGATCAAGACAGGTGCTCCTTCAAGATCCGAGAGAGTTGCAAAATACAATCAGCTCCTTCGTATCGAAGAGCAGCTTGGCGACGCAGCCGTATATCCTCAGATGAAGGCATTCCACGTAAAGAAGTAAGTAATCCCCCTTCGTAGTATTTTTTGGAAAACACGGGTCTCGGGCAGGAGGCCCGTGTTTATTATGTATAATTATCAGATCTTATCGTGTAATTCCTTTTTCCTTATAGTATCTCATCTTCTCGGCATACATATTCTCGTCGGATGCGGTGAGCATCTCATCTATGGAGCTGCTTCCGGTCTTGGAATAGCAGTAACCGACAGAGCAACTGTATTTGGTCTTTGCCACATTCTCATGGATATGCGAAGAGAGTGCCTGTACGTCCTGCTCCTTGCATTTACGGCAAACTATAACGAACTCGTCGCCGCCTACTCTGTAGATACGATATTTATGCTTGGCAGCTTCTATAAAGCATCCTGCAAGAGTAGTAAGAGCTTCATCTCCTGCCTTGTGACCTTCGTTATCGTTAATAGCCTTAAGCCCGTTCATATCGACTGATACGAGCGCATTGATATTCTCCGGTTCATTACGCGTGTCAGCATAATATGCCTGACGGTTCAAAAGCCCCGTAAGAGGATCTCTCTTGGTAAGCTGAAGAAGCGCAAAGACGTAGTACACGAACATTGATACCGCGATGGTGGCACAGAAGACCTGCGCATATTCCTTACCGATGATAAAGGGCAGCATAAGCCCGGATGAGAAAGCAAAAGCGAAGAATACGATCGGAACGGTATCTGTCCTTTGACCTGTATGGCGCTTCCAGAGGTTATATACAAGATATATGCCGTAAACACCCGCTCCGAAATAAGGAAGCATACCGAGAGGTCCTCTCACAAGTTTATTCGCATCATCAAGAGCGAATACTATCCCCGTCGGTATCGAGATAAAATCCAAAGCGGTAAATATACCCGCAGGAACGAAGAGATACCACTTCTGCCCCTTTGCTACCGTATATACGATCTGTGCCACAAGAAGCGGCGTAGCGCTGTATCTTATGGCCATGAGCACGATACGAAGATTTCTGTATTCGGCCATTCCGTCCATCTTAAACTCGGCAAATACCACTATGGATAACAGAAATACTTCAACGATCAGGGCATAAAGACGCCTGATCGTCTTCTGCTCCATAAAGACAGTGGAGATAAGCGAGATCGTAAACCCCAGAAGAACAAGTATCAATATCCAGTTGTCTGCCACATATTCAGTCGCGTACATAAAGTGTCTGCCTCAAGCTCTTTTTCTCAGTGACTCTAAAAAATACTTAACACCTTCATTATACGCCCCGTAAAGTTTCCAACCTGTGAACATAAAGTTAATTAATCCGCCCTTGCCGCTGCAGCCGCCCGCCGCAGATTCACAAAAACCTTCAC
Protein-coding regions in this window:
- a CDS encoding enolase, with product MTELIIESVIGREILDSRGNPTVEAEVTLWDGTVATGTAPSGASTGEFEALELRDGDKSRYLGKGVSKAVNNINTVISEAIVGMDAFDTYAVDAAMIKADGTKDKSNLGANAILAVSIATARAAAKSLDIPLYRFLGGSNANRLPVPMMNILNGGAHADSAVDTQEFMIMPVGAPSFKEGLRWCAEVFHTLKKLIKDMGDVTAVGDEGGFAPNTLKSDEEAIEKILEAIKVAGFEPGKDFMIAMDAASSEWKSEKGKGFYKQPKSGKEFTSDELIAHWESLVDKYPIISIEDGLDEEDWEGWQKMTAKIGHKVQLVGDDLFVTNTERLSKGIELGAGNSILIKLNQIGSVSETLEAIKMAHAAGYTAISSHRSGETADTTIADLAVALNTCQIKTGAPSRSERVAKYNQLLRIEEQLGDAAVYPQMKAFHVKK
- a CDS encoding diguanylate cyclase (GGDEF) domain-containing protein, which encodes MYATEYVADNWILILVLLGFTISLISTVFMEQKTIRRLYALIVEVFLLSIVVFAEFKMDGMAEYRNLRIVLMAIRYSATPLLVAQIVYTVAKGQKWYLFVPAGIFTALDFISIPTGIVFALDDANKLVRGPLGMLPYFGAGVYGIYLVYNLWKRHTGQRTDTVPIVFFAFAFSSGLMLPFIIGKEYAQVFCATIAVSMFVYYVFALLQLTKRDPLTGLLNRQAYYADTRNEPENINALVSVDMNGLKAINDNEGHKAGDEALTTLAGCFIEAAKHKYRIYRVGGDEFVIVCRKCKEQDVQALSSHIHENVAKTKYSCSVGYCYSKTGSSSIDEMLTASDENMYAEKMRYYKEKGITR